TGTGGCTATGAAAGAACACTACCAACGTGGTGGTCTGGGTGATGTCAAAACTAAACGCTATCTCTTAGAGATTTTAGAGCGGGAATTAGGACCAATCAGAGAGCGTCGACTTGAGTTTGCAAAAGACATGGGGCAAGTTTATGACATGCTGAAAGAAGGCAGTGATCGTGCTCGACAAGTTGCTGGACAAACCCTGTCAGAAGTCAAAAATGCAATGGGAATTAATTACTTTAAATAACGAACAATAATAGCAGATTACATCAAAAACCATCGTCTTTTACCTGAAAAAGAGATGGTTTTTAATTTTTGCATAATAATCATTGACAAATGCCTATAGAATGGTATGATATTAACAATAAAAAGACGAGCCTTGCTCAATATATAAGAAAAGAGGAAACTGTGGATGTCTAACTGGGACACTAAATTTTTGAAAAAAGGTTTTACCTTTGATGACGTATTGCTTATTCCAGCTGAAAGTCACGTGTTGCCAAATGATGCTGATTTAAGTACAAAACTTGCTGAGAATTTAAAATTAAATATCCCAATTATTACTGCGGCTATGGATACAGTTACCGAAAGTCAAATGGCGATCGCCATTGCCCGTGCCGGCGGTCTAGGTGTCATCCACAAAAATATGTCTATTGCACAGCAGGCTGATGAGGTTCGTAAGGTAAAACGTTCTGAAAATGGTGTCATTATTGATCCATTCTTCCTGACTCCTAATCATACAATTGCTGAAGCGGATGAATTGATGGGACGCTACCGCATCAGTGGGGTACCAGTGGTTGAAACGATGGAAAATCGTAAATTGGTTGGTATCTTAACCAACCGCGATTTGCGCTTTATTTCAGATTACAATCAACCAATTTCTAATCACATGACTAGTGAAAATCTTGTTACAGCCCCAGTCGGAACTGATCTAACAACGGCTGAAAGAATCTTGCAAGAACACCGAATTGAAAAACTACCTTTAGTAGATGAAAACGGTCGCCTCTCTGGTCTTATCACCATTAAAGATATTGAAAAAGTGATTGAGTTTCCAAATGCAGCCAAGGATGAATTTGGTCGTCTACTAGTTGCGGGGGCCGTTGGTGTAACTTCAGATACTTTTGAGCGTGCAGAAGCCCTCTTCGAAGCGGGAGCAGATGCCATTGTTATTGATACAGCACACGGTCATTCTGCTGGCGTTCTACGTAAAATTGCTGAAATTCGTGCACACTTCCCAGACCGCACCTTGATTGCGGGTAATATCGCAACTGCTGAAGGAGCACGCGCTCTTTATGAAGCAGGTGTTGATGTGGTTAAGGTCGGAATCGGACCAGGTTCTATCTGTACAACTCGTGTCATTGCCGGTGTCGGTGTACCACAAGTCACAGCAATCTACGATGCAGCTGCAGTTGCGCGTGAGTATGGAAAAACCATTATTGCCGATGGAGGAATCAAGTATTCAGGTGATATCGTCAAAGCCCTTGCTGCAGGTGGAAATGCAGTTATGCTTGGATCCATGTTTGCTGGAACAGACGAAGCGCCAGGTGAAACTGAAATCTTCCAAGGACGTAAATTTAAAACTTATCGTGGAATGGGCTCTATCGCAGCTATGAAGAAAGGTTCCAGCGATCGCTACTTCCAAGGTTCTGTCAATGAAGCTAATAAGCTAGTTCCAGAAGGAATTGAAGGGCGTGTAGCTTATAAAGGAGCGGCTGCAGATATCGTCTTCCAAATGTTGGGCGGGATCCGTTCTGGTATGGGATATGTCGGTGCAGCTAACCTACAAGAACTTCATGAAAATGCTCAATTTATTGAGATGAGTGGTGCTGGTTTGAAAGAAAGTCACCCTCACGATGTACAAATCACAAATGAAGCTCCAAACTACTCTGTCCAATAAAATTATAAATAAAAACAACCTTGTCAACTCCTTGATAAGGCTGTTTTTTAGTTTACAAATCTGTAAATCATATTTACAACTATTTTACTTATTTGTAAAGCTAAGGTTCTCTTCTTTCTTAATGACGCCTTGACTTATCTGAAAAATATTAATATCTTCTGGTAGATTATGTAAGTGATCTAAGCTAGTTGTCGTGATAAAAGTCTGGATGTTTTGAGAGATGGTTTCTAATAATTTAAGTTGACGCATGTTGTCAAGCTCGCTCATTACATCGTCAAGCAATAATATTGGAGTATCTTTTGTAAGATTCTCGATGAGTTTAATTTCAGCTAACTTGAGAGATAGGACAACGCTACGATGTTGGCCTTGGCTACCAAATCCGGCTTCCATATCATTGATAAAAAAGTTGATATCATCTCGGTGAGGTCCGACACCTGTATTTTTTTTGAAAAGATCGCGTCCACAGCTTTCTGATAAGGCTGCTCGAAAAGAAGCTTCCAAGTCTTCGAGACACGAAAACGGAACAGAGGATACATACTTGATTGTCAATTTCTCTTTCCCTTGAGAAATATCGCTATGACTTTCCTGAGCAAAACCCTCTAGCTTTTCAATAAAGTCTAAGCGATGTTGCATGACACGACAACCAAAATCAATCAGTTGCTCATCTAAAACAGAAAGAAAGGTTTCATCTATCTTGTCATTGGCCTTAAGATAAGCATTTCTTTGCTTGAGCACATGATTATAGCCAGATAAGTCAGCAAGGTAGATGGGCTTGATTTGCCCAAGCTCAATATCAATAAATTTTCGGCGTAAAGCAGGGGCACCTTTAATGAGCTGTAAATCTTCTGGAGCAAACAAGACAACGTTGACAACCCCTATATAATCTGATAATTTACCTTGTTTTAAATGATTTATTTTGGTGATTCTCCCCTTTGGTGTCAACTCGATGTCAAGTGGGATTTTACCCGCTGTTTTTTCAATAATTCCCGAAATTTGAAGATTTTTTTCTTGGAAATGAATCAAATCCTTATCGGTTCGGGTACGGTGACTGCGAGTAAGGGCTAAAAAATAGATGGCTTCTAGAATATTAGTTTTCCCCTGTGCATTTTGCCCCAGAAAGATATTAAGGCCAGGATCAAAATCAACCTCTGCAGACTGGTAATTACGAAAATGTTTAATTTTCAGCGTTTTTAACCACATGGCTTAGGTTCCTGGAAAGCGAACAGGGGCTTTTTTGCTTTTCTGCTCGGGCTTTCTTTTCTTCTCTTCTTTTTTCGCTGGTTGAGATTTTTTCAAGTCCTTATTCATGGTTTTAACTAAGTCTGCCACTCTTTTTTTCTCTGCTTGCTCCTCTTGATGTTCAAGAATTTCCTCCTGATTTGGAGCAAGGAGGACAATTTCCAGCTCTTGGTCTGGGAGAGAGACGACATCTCCAATTCTAAGTTTTTCCCTCGTCTATTTTCTAGTTCGCCGTTAAAAAAGACCTGATTATCTGCTAAAAATGACTTGATTGCTCCGCCACTTTGAATAATGCCAACTTCTTTTAAGAGAGCCTGTAGAGTAATGTATTCGTCAAATAATTTATATTCCATATTTCACCTCAATCCTTGTCATTATATCATAATTTAAGCAGAAACTGTTCAGTGGTAGTCTCATTCAAGGACAAGTTTTACTAGAAAAACAGAAAACGCTTTAATCACTAAAATTGCCGATCCTTACAAAGCATTAAATAGCATTTCGTGTTATAATAGAAGTCTATATTATTCGGTATGAGGAGCGCAATGGAAATCATAAAAGGAGTACATCTCCACTTCATTCAATCAGAAAAATTTAAAACCAATAAAATTAAAGTGCGATTCTCAGCTCCTATGTCTGAAAAAACAATAGCTGGGCGGGTTCTTACGGCCAGCATGCTAGAGACTTCAAATGCTCTTTATCCAACATCGCAAGCCTTTCGAGAAAAATTAGCGAATTTATACGGTGCTAATTACTCGACAAGCCTTTCACGACGGGGATTAGTGCATTATCTAGATATCAATCTTTCTTTCGTGCGGGATCAATTCTTGAGCCGTAAGAATATGTTGGCAGATGAAATGCTAGATTTTTTGAAGGCTAGTCTCTTTTTTCCTCTGTCAAATGGAAAGGCTTTTGATACTAAAACCTTTGAAATTGAAAAGAGAAATGTTTTAACAGACTTGGAAGCTGAAATTGAGAATCATTTCTACCATGCTCACAGAGAGTTAAATAATTTATTTTACGATTTACCAGAAATGCGGATTCCGCGTGTGGCAACAATCGAGCTTGTTGAAAAAGAAACAGCTGAAACTAGTTTCGCTGCTTTTCAGCAAATGCTAAATCAAGATCAAATCGATTTTTTCTTCATCGGTGATTTCAATGAGATTGCTGTCCGTGAGAAAATCCAAGAATTCCATTTTTCTGAACGAGAGCAGCCTTTACAGCTTAGCTATCAGCAAAACTATTCAAATATAACTAGAGAAAAGCTGGAGCAGCGAGATGTGCATCAGTCCATTGTTGAACTGGCCTACCATTTTTCTAGTCAATATGGAGATAGAGGCCATCTGCCCCTAATTGTTTTGAACGGCTTATTGGGAGGATTTGCTCACTCCAAGCTCTTTGTCAATGTTCGGGAAAAAGAGAGCCTAGCCTACACTATTTCTAGTAGTTTTGATATTTTTTCTGGTTTGATGCGAATCTATGCTGGAATTGACCGAGCAAATCGGACAAAGACCATCGCTTTAATCAACCGCCAAATTCTAGATTTGAAGCGAGGGCATTTCACAGATGAAGAGCTTGAGCAAACCAAGAATATGCTGAAAAATTCAATACTTCTAGCTCAGGATCGACAAAACACCTTGATTGAGCGTGCTTACATGTCCTCTGTTCTAGGGAAAAAATTTCTATCACTAGAGGCTTGGCTGAAAGCATTAGACAATGTCAGCAAAGCTGATCTTATAGAGGCAGCCCAGCAGTTGAAATTACAGGCGATTTACTTTATGGAAGGGAAATAATGCATAATCCAGGTCTAGAAAGAATCAATTATATAGCCGTGGGAGAAAGCATCTATCGGGCGGTACTAGCAAATGGATTGCAGGTTTACCTACTCCCTAAAAATGATTTTAATGAAACCTACGGCATCATCTCAACACATTTTGGCTCTGTTGATACTAAGGTTGTTTCACGTGAAACAAAGCAAGTTTCTCATTATCCAGCAGGGATTGCGCATTTTTTGGAGCACAAATTATTCGAGCATGAAAACGGCGAGGATTTGCTGCAGGAATTTACCAAGTTTGGCGCAGAAAGTAATGCCTTTACAAGCTTTACACGGACCAGCTATCTGTTTTCTACGACAAACTGTGTAGCAGAAAATCTGAAGCTGTTGCAGGAACTCGTTTCCCAAGCTAATTTTTCAGAAGCATCTGTTCAGCGTGAGCAAGGAATTATCCAGCAAGAAATCGAGATGTACCAAGACGATCCAGATTATCGGCTCTTCTTTGGTGCTTTGAGCAATCTCTACCCTCAAACTCCACTAGCAGAAGATATCGCCGGAACGACAGAGTCAATCATGGATATTACTGTAGAAGATCTAACAGAAAACTTCGAGCTTTTCTACCGTCCATCCAACATGACTTTATTTGTCATTGGAAATTTCGACTTGGAGTCCACTTTTGAAGATATCATACAAACACAAGAGACCTTATCTCCTAAATTATTAACTGAAACAATTGAAAAAGAGCCTCTCATCTTACAGCCAGTAATTCCAACTGCTACTAGTCGGATGGAAGTTGCCAGTCCTAAATTGGCGATCGGTATTCGTGGGAAAGATGCGATACAGGATACGGAGCTTTATCGCTATAAAATTGCCCTGAAATTGCTTTTTGCCATGATGTTTGGTTGGACTTCCAAGCGTTTCCAGACTCTGTATGAAAATGGCAAGATTGACAATTCGCTCACTCTTGAAGTAGAGGTGGAAAAGGATTTCCACTTTGTCATCCTAACTATGGACACGCAGGAACCAGTAGGAATTTCTCATCAATTCCGCTCAGCCATTCGGAAGTTTACTCAGGATCCAGATGTCACAGAAACACATCTAGACACGATTAAAAGTGAAATGTTTGGAGATCTTCTGCATGGTCTGAATTCTCTTGAATACATGGCAACCCAGTATGAACCGCATTTAAAAGGGGAAAATCTTTTTGATTTACCTAAGATTTTACAGGATATCACTTTAAATGACGTCTTAAAAGTCGGACGTCGCTTTATTAACCAGTGTGATATGACAGATTTTACTATTTTCCCAAAATAGTTCCAAGTTTATTTCAAAATTTTGTTAGAATAATGTCTAAGAGAAAAGGACTATCCCTATGAAAAAAAAAACGATAGGAGAGGTACTCAGACTTGCTCGAGTAAATCAAAAACTTACTTTAGCAGATGCAGCCAAAAAAACAGATATAAAAACTGACTACCTAAAGGCTCTTGAAAACAATCAATACGAAAAATTTCCGAATGCCTTTTACGTCCGTAGCCTGCTACGAAAATACGCTTGGGCTCTGGATTTAGACGAGCAGATTCTATTGGAGGCATACGACACAGATAATACTGTCGTTTATGACGAAATTGAATTAGCTGAAAACGAAGAATTTCGAAGCAGAAAATATAAAAATCGTTCCTTTTCACTTCCGCTCTTTTATTTCCTAGTAGTTGCCCTGTCTATCATTATTTTTGTCACCTATTATGTTTGGCAATATGCACATACAACTACTCCGCAGTTTACCAGCTCCGATAGTTACAGTCTCGTCTCTGGCTCAAGTCTCGAAGAGCGTTCAACTCCACCTGAGACCTCCACTACAGACTCTAGCTCAACAAAAGAAAAGCTGGAAGTCACTGGAGAAGGAAACTATTTAACTGCAAAATATCGCGGCGAGTCGCAAACTACTCAGTTAACAATCTCAGCGAGCAACACCCAAAGCTGGATTAGTGTGACAAATACGGACTTGGCAGCGGGTATAACCCTTACTCCAACCCAATCAAGCCAAACAGTGACACTCTCTCCCAATACAACTTATACAATAACTCTAGGAGTCGTGAAAGGCGTCACTGTCACTGTCGGCAGTCAAAAAATAGACCTATCTACCTTGACCAGCGACAGTGCTATAATTACCCTTACAATTGAATCATAAAGGAAGAATGATGAAAAAAGAAAATATCCCTAACGCTTTAACCCTTGTAAGAATTGCCTTAATTCCAATCTTTATTTTGATTTTGACTTTTGGGCATTCGCCAGCCATGCATATCCTAGCTGGAATCATTTTCGCCCTTGCCAGCATCACAGACTACCTGGATGGCTATCTGGCGCGCAAATGGCAGGTCGTGACCAATTTTGGGAAATTTGCCGATCCTATGGCCGATAAACTGCTGGTTATGTCCGCTTTTATCATGCTGATTGAAATGAAAATGGCTCCTGCTTGGGTAGTAGCTATCATCATTTGCCGAGAGCTGGCCGTCACTGGTTTGAGACTTCTCCTAGTCGAAACTGGCGGAACAGTTCTAGCGGCCGCTATGCCAGGCAAGATCAAGACTTTCACGCAGATGTTTGCTATCCTCTTTCTTCTGCTCCATTGGACGTTACTCGGTCAGATTCTCCTTTACATAGCCCTGATTTTCACTATTTATTCTGGTTATGATTATTTCAAGGGCAGTGCCTATCTCTTTAAAGATACATTTAAATAATATGGAAAATATCATTGAAGTAAAAAATATTAGTTATCGCTATGACCATAAGTCTGAAGATTATATTTTAAAAGATGTCTCGTTTCACGTGAAACAAGGAGAATGGTTGTCTATTGTTGGTCACAATGGCAGCGGAAAATCGACTATGGTTCGTTTGATTGACGGTCTTTTGGAGGCCGAGAGTGGTGATATCATCATTTCTGGAGATAAATTGACGGCTGATAATGTCTGGGAAAAACGTCGCCAAATCGGCATGGTCTTTCAGAATCCTGATAATCAGTTTGTTGGAGCAACTGTTGAGGATGACGTTGCTTTTGGTCTGGAAAATCAAGGCATGGATTATTCCATAATGGTGAAACGGGTCCATGAAGCTCTGGAGTTAGTCGGCATGCAGAATTTTAAAGAGAAGGAACCTGCTCGACTTTCTGGCGGACAGAAGCAAAGAGTCGCTATTGCTGGCGTAGTCGCGCTCCAGCCAGATATTATCATCTTGGATGAAGCAACCAGTATGTTAGACCCAGAAGGACGTCTGGAATTGATTCGGACTGTCAAGGAAATTAAAGATAAGAATCATTTAACAGTCATCTCCATTACTCACGATTTGGACGAGATTTCGCTGAGTGACCGTGTCCTCGTTATGAAAAATGGTCAGGTTGAGTCAACTGCTATACCGAGAGAACTCTTTTCTAGACCTGATTTGGAAGACTTGGGCTTAGATCAACCCTTTGTCAACCAGGTCAAAGCTGCCTTGATTCAAACTGGGCTAACTCTACCAGAAACCTATTTAACTGAAAAAGAATTGCAGGAACAATTATGGGAATTACTCTAAATAAAGTCAGTTATACCTATCAGGCTGGAACTCCATTTGAGGGTCCAGCGCTTTTTGAAGTTGATTTGGAAATCAAAGATGGCAGTTATACGGCTTTGATTGGGCACACTGGCAGTGGAAAATCAACCATTTTACAGCTCTTGAATGGTCTACTTACTCCTAGCGAAGGCAGCGTGCAAGTTAATAATGTTACCATTACTTCAAGTTCTGTCAACAAGGATATCAAACAAGTTCGTAAACAGGTTGGTTTGGTGTTTCAGTTTGCTGAAAGTCAAGTTTTTGATGAGACTGTTTTGAAAGACGTGGCCTTTGGCCCGCAAAATTTTGGTGTTTCTAAAGAAGAAGCCGAGGCTTTAGCACGTGAAAAATTAAGCCTTGTCGGCATTTCCGAAGAATTATTTGGCCGCAGTCCTTTTGAACTTTCTGGCGGGCAGATGAGAAGGGTCGCCATTGCCGGAATTCTAGCAATGGAGCCTGATATCTTGGTTTTGGATGAGCCAACGGCTGGACTTGATCCAGCAGGACGCAAGGAATTGATGGAACTCTTTAAGAAACTGCATCAAGCTGGAATGACCATTGTTCTTGTAACCCATTTAATGGATGATGTCGCGAATTTTGCTGATACAGTTTATGTTTTGGAGAAGGGGCGCGTTGTCAAAAGCGGGCAGCCTGCTCAGGTTTTTCAAGATATTGATTTTATGGAAAAGATTCAGCTAGGAGTACCTAAAATCACGAAATTTGCTCAAGAATTAGCTGAAAAAGGAATGGAATTTGCTCATTATCCTATTACGATTGAGGAATTTAAGGAGATGATACATGGATAAATTGATTTTAGGACGGTATATCCCAGGAAATTCAGTCATCCATCGATTGGATCCGCGCAGTAAATTGGTGGCCATGTTCTGCTTTATCTTATTAATTTTCTGGGCCAACAATCTCATCACTAATTTGCTGCTATTTGTTTTCGTTTTTACTCTGATTTTTCTCTCAAAAGTTCCTTTGACATTCTTCCTAAAGGGAATTCAATCAATGGTTTTCATTATTGCCTTTACCACCCTCTTCCAGCTATTTCTAACGGCGGGAGGCAAGGTACTTTTCCAATTTGGTTTCATTAAAATTACGGAATTTGGGCTTTCACAAGCGGGGATTATCTTTAGCCGTTTTGTTTTGATTATCTTCTTTTCAACTCTGTTGACCCTAACCACGACACCACTCAGCCTTTCAGATGCAGTAGAAGCCCTACTAAAGCCACTCAAAGTCTTTAAAGTTCCTACGCATGAAATTGGCCTCATGCTCTCTATGAGTCTGCGTTTCGTGCCGACTTTAATGGACGATACCACGAGAATTATGAACGCTCAGAGGGCTCGCGGAGTTGATTTTGGTGAAGGAACGATTGTTCAAAAGGTTAAGTCAATCATTCCAATCTTAATTCCCTTATTTGCTTCTAGTTTCAAGCGGGCAGACGCCTTAGCTATCGCAATGGAAGCGCGTGGCTATAGTGGTGGTGAAGGAAGAAGCCGCTATCGACAACTTTCTTGGAAAATGATTGACAATCTGGCTATTCTCTCTATTTTCCTGATCGGTATCTTGCTCTTTATCTTAAAAAAATAAAGAATAGTATAAGTTTGATAGCAATATTTTTGTTAGAGATCTAATGAAATACACTAAAAATCCTTTAAAATAATATTTTTATGTGTAAATCTCAATATTTTTGTAATATTCGCACTTAAAATGTAATCTTTTAGTAATATTTAATGTGTATGATAGTATTATAACTAAAGGAGAAAACTTTTAAAATGAGTATGAAAGTGAAAAAATTGACTCTAGCAGGAACGATTGCTACAGCAACACTATTTGCATCAACTATTGTTGCTAGTGCTGAATCTTATACAGTAAAAGCTGGAGATACCCTATCAGAAATCGCTGAAAGTAAAAAAACAACTGTTGAACGTTTGGTAGAATTAAACAAAATTTCAAATCCAGATTTTATCATGACTGGACAAGTTTTGGAATTGGGTGATTTGAAAGATGTTGCAAAACAAACAACATCAGCACCTGTTGCCTCATCAGCAACACCAGCTGTTCCCGCACCAGCTCCAGTAGCCCCTGTAGCTCCAGCTGCACCAGTAGCTACGGAAACTCCTGTAGCTACTGCAACAACAGACTATTCTGGCTATTCATCAAGTGTCGTACTCGCAAATGGTAATACTCCAGGTGCTGTAGGTTCTTATGCGGCTGCTCGTATGGCTGAAATGACAGGTGTGTCTGCATCTACATGGGAAAACATCATTGCCCGCGAATCTAACGGACAAGTCGATGCTTACAACCCATCAGGAGCAAGTGGTCTTTTCCAAACAATGCCAGGTTGGGGATCTACTGCAACTGTTGAAGATCAAATTCAAGCAGCTTACCGTGCTTACAGTGCACAAGGACTATCTGCTTGGGCTTACTAAAATAATAAAAAAATGACTAAACATATTTAGTCATTTTTTCTTACTCAAAGAGACTATTTATTCTCCAAAAATTTCTTTTGAAAGTCTACGACCTGTAGGTGTTGTAGCAAGACCACCTTCAGCTGTTTCTCTGAAAGCAGTAGGCAGGCTAGAGCCGACCTGGTACATGGCATCAATGACTTCGTCAACAGGGATTTTGGACTCGATTCCGGCCAGAGCCATGTCTGCTGCGATGAAAGCATAGCTGGCTCCCATAGCATTTCTTTTAACACAAGGTACTTCTACCAGACCAGCCACAGGATCGCAAATCAAGCCCAGCATATTTTTGATGACAAAACAGATAGCTTGACTCGCCTGAAAAGCAGAGCCACCAGCAGCCAGAACCAAAGCAGCTGCACTCATAGCAGAAGCAGAGCCCACCTCAGCTTGACAGCCTCCTTCTGCGCCGGAAATAGAAGCGTTATTGGCAATAACCAAGCCAAAAGCACCAGCAGCCAGCAAAAAGTCTAATTGCTGCTCCTCTGTCAAATCTAATTTTTCAATCGCTGATGTAAGCACGGCTGGCAAGCAGCCGGCACTACCAGCCGTAGGAGTTGCACAAACCAGCCCCATTTTAGCGTTGTGCTCATTGACTGCAATGGCATTTTTTGCAGCAGTCAGCACAGTGTGATCTGACAAGGCCTTCCCTGACTGGATATAGTGGTGTAGCTTGGCTGCATCTCCACCGGTCAATCCGCTGCGAGACTTGCTCTCGTCAAGCCCAAGAAGGACTGAGGCTTTCATCACTTCAAGATTTCGGCCCATCAGGCGTAAAACTTCGTCTCTTTCCCGCCCTGTCAATTCATACTCGGTCGCAATCATTAGTTCAGCGACATTGCCATTAAAATCTAAATCAGCCTGCTCAACCAATTCTTTTATTGAATAAAACATCTCTTCTCCTATTTAAAGAAATTGACATTGTGAAGATGGGGAATTTTCCGAATCTCTTCGATAGCCTCTTCGCAACTACGACTATCTACCTCAATGATCATAATCGCTTTCTCGCCTGCTTTTTCTCTAGTCACCGTCATTTGAGCAATATTGATATTGTAGCGTGATAGAGCCTCCGTGACATGGGCAATCATACCTGGAACATCTTGGTGGACGATGATAATGGTTGGCGTATTCATGCTGAGCGAGACTGAGAAACCATTCAACTCGGTCACCTGAATATTTCCACCGCCAATAGATACACCCGTTACACTGATGCTTTTATAGGCGTTTTTAACCGTGATTTTTGTCGTATTTG
This genomic window from Streptococcus cristatus AS 1.3089 contains:
- the rodZ gene encoding cytoskeleton protein RodZ, coding for MKKKTIGEVLRLARVNQKLTLADAAKKTDIKTDYLKALENNQYEKFPNAFYVRSLLRKYAWALDLDEQILLEAYDTDNTVVYDEIELAENEEFRSRKYKNRSFSLPLFYFLVVALSIIIFVTYYVWQYAHTTTPQFTSSDSYSLVSGSSLEERSTPPETSTTDSSSTKEKLEVTGEGNYLTAKYRGESQTTQLTISASNTQSWISVTNTDLAAGITLTPTQSSQTVTLSPNTTYTITLGVVKGVTVTVGSQKIDLSTLTSDSAIITLTIES
- the yfmF gene encoding EF-P 5-aminopentanol modification-associated protein YfmF; protein product: MEIIKGVHLHFIQSEKFKTNKIKVRFSAPMSEKTIAGRVLTASMLETSNALYPTSQAFREKLANLYGANYSTSLSRRGLVHYLDINLSFVRDQFLSRKNMLADEMLDFLKASLFFPLSNGKAFDTKTFEIEKRNVLTDLEAEIENHFYHAHRELNNLFYDLPEMRIPRVATIELVEKETAETSFAAFQQMLNQDQIDFFFIGDFNEIAVREKIQEFHFSEREQPLQLSYQQNYSNITREKLEQRDVHQSIVELAYHFSSQYGDRGHLPLIVLNGLLGGFAHSKLFVNVREKESLAYTISSSFDIFSGLMRIYAGIDRANRTKTIALINRQILDLKRGHFTDEELEQTKNMLKNSILLAQDRQNTLIERAYMSSVLGKKFLSLEAWLKALDNVSKADLIEAAQQLKLQAIYFMEGK
- a CDS encoding energy-coupling factor ABC transporter ATP-binding protein, with protein sequence MENIIEVKNISYRYDHKSEDYILKDVSFHVKQGEWLSIVGHNGSGKSTMVRLIDGLLEAESGDIIISGDKLTADNVWEKRRQIGMVFQNPDNQFVGATVEDDVAFGLENQGMDYSIMVKRVHEALELVGMQNFKEKEPARLSGGQKQRVAIAGVVALQPDIIILDEATSMLDPEGRLELIRTVKEIKDKNHLTVISITHDLDEISLSDRVLVMKNGQVESTAIPRELFSRPDLEDLGLDQPFVNQVKAALIQTGLTLPETYLTEKELQEQLWELL
- the recF gene encoding DNA replication/repair protein RecF (All proteins in this family for which functions are known are DNA-binding proteins that assist the filamentation of RecA onto DNA for the initiation of recombination or recombinational repair.), coding for MWLKTLKIKHFRNYQSAEVDFDPGLNIFLGQNAQGKTNILEAIYFLALTRSHRTRTDKDLIHFQEKNLQISGIIEKTAGKIPLDIELTPKGRITKINHLKQGKLSDYIGVVNVVLFAPEDLQLIKGAPALRRKFIDIELGQIKPIYLADLSGYNHVLKQRNAYLKANDKIDETFLSVLDEQLIDFGCRVMQHRLDFIEKLEGFAQESHSDISQGKEKLTIKYVSSVPFSCLEDLEASFRAALSESCGRDLFKKNTGVGPHRDDINFFINDMEAGFGSQGQHRSVVLSLKLAEIKLIENLTKDTPILLLDDVMSELDNMRQLKLLETISQNIQTFITTTSLDHLHNLPEDINIFQISQGVIKKEENLSFTNK
- the pgsA gene encoding CDP-diacylglycerol--glycerol-3-phosphate 3-phosphatidyltransferase; translated protein: MKKENIPNALTLVRIALIPIFILILTFGHSPAMHILAGIIFALASITDYLDGYLARKWQVVTNFGKFADPMADKLLVMSAFIMLIEMKMAPAWVVAIIICRELAVTGLRLLLVETGGTVLAAAMPGKIKTFTQMFAILFLLLHWTLLGQILLYIALIFTIYSGYDYFKGSAYLFKDTFK
- the guaB gene encoding IMP dehydrogenase, translated to MSNWDTKFLKKGFTFDDVLLIPAESHVLPNDADLSTKLAENLKLNIPIITAAMDTVTESQMAIAIARAGGLGVIHKNMSIAQQADEVRKVKRSENGVIIDPFFLTPNHTIAEADELMGRYRISGVPVVETMENRKLVGILTNRDLRFISDYNQPISNHMTSENLVTAPVGTDLTTAERILQEHRIEKLPLVDENGRLSGLITIKDIEKVIEFPNAAKDEFGRLLVAGAVGVTSDTFERAEALFEAGADAIVIDTAHGHSAGVLRKIAEIRAHFPDRTLIAGNIATAEGARALYEAGVDVVKVGIGPGSICTTRVIAGVGVPQVTAIYDAAAVAREYGKTIIADGGIKYSGDIVKALAAGGNAVMLGSMFAGTDEAPGETEIFQGRKFKTYRGMGSIAAMKKGSSDRYFQGSVNEANKLVPEGIEGRVAYKGAAADIVFQMLGGIRSGMGYVGAANLQELHENAQFIEMSGAGLKESHPHDVQITNEAPNYSVQ
- a CDS encoding energy-coupling factor ABC transporter ATP-binding protein, whose protein sequence is MGITLNKVSYTYQAGTPFEGPALFEVDLEIKDGSYTALIGHTGSGKSTILQLLNGLLTPSEGSVQVNNVTITSSSVNKDIKQVRKQVGLVFQFAESQVFDETVLKDVAFGPQNFGVSKEEAEALAREKLSLVGISEELFGRSPFELSGGQMRRVAIAGILAMEPDILVLDEPTAGLDPAGRKELMELFKKLHQAGMTIVLVTHLMDDVANFADTVYVLEKGRVVKSGQPAQVFQDIDFMEKIQLGVPKITKFAQELAEKGMEFAHYPITIEEFKEMIHG
- the yfmH gene encoding EF-P 5-aminopentanol modification-associated protein YfmH, whose protein sequence is MHNPGLERINYIAVGESIYRAVLANGLQVYLLPKNDFNETYGIISTHFGSVDTKVVSRETKQVSHYPAGIAHFLEHKLFEHENGEDLLQEFTKFGAESNAFTSFTRTSYLFSTTNCVAENLKLLQELVSQANFSEASVQREQGIIQQEIEMYQDDPDYRLFFGALSNLYPQTPLAEDIAGTTESIMDITVEDLTENFELFYRPSNMTLFVIGNFDLESTFEDIIQTQETLSPKLLTETIEKEPLILQPVIPTATSRMEVASPKLAIGIRGKDAIQDTELYRYKIALKLLFAMMFGWTSKRFQTLYENGKIDNSLTLEVEVEKDFHFVILTMDTQEPVGISHQFRSAIRKFTQDPDVTETHLDTIKSEMFGDLLHGLNSLEYMATQYEPHLKGENLFDLPKILQDITLNDVLKVGRRFINQCDMTDFTIFPK